In Pseudonocardia sp. C8, one genomic interval encodes:
- a CDS encoding fructose-bisphosphatase class II: MMTTQERFATTVVPGPDQALALELVRVTEAAAIVAGRGGGRRNGGTAAAVAMHERLMSAPVRGTVVIGEGERTGAPVLSAGDAVGAGDGPVCDLGVSVGGGPAPATGEPIPLVAIAVAGGGALYAPPPAALVEQLAAGPDCADVVDITRPVAENLRAVAAVRRVRVPDLEVAVLGGARHPEAANEVREAGARVRALQGGGIAGAIAAARPESPVDLLLGTGGAAEGVIAAAALSCLGGSLQLRLCSDGVDEVLHTRDLVRGGRVLFCATGVTTGELLHGVRYHPGRATTWSVVLSSEPDTVRMVESEHRLARPPYCPNERLVDLPQG; the protein is encoded by the coding sequence ATGATGACTACCCAGGAGCGGTTCGCCACCACGGTCGTCCCGGGGCCCGATCAGGCCCTCGCGCTGGAACTCGTGCGGGTGACCGAGGCCGCCGCCATCGTGGCCGGCCGCGGGGGCGGACGGCGGAACGGTGGCACGGCCGCCGCCGTCGCGATGCACGAACGCCTCATGTCCGCGCCCGTGCGTGGCACCGTCGTGATCGGTGAGGGCGAGCGGACCGGCGCACCCGTCCTGTCGGCGGGCGACGCCGTCGGCGCCGGTGACGGGCCGGTGTGCGACCTCGGCGTCAGTGTGGGCGGCGGCCCCGCACCGGCCACGGGCGAGCCGATCCCGCTGGTGGCGATCGCCGTGGCCGGGGGCGGTGCGCTGTACGCACCGCCCCCGGCGGCCCTCGTGGAGCAGCTGGCCGCCGGCCCCGACTGCGCCGACGTCGTCGACATCACCCGGCCGGTGGCGGAGAACCTGCGCGCGGTCGCCGCGGTCAGGCGCGTGCGGGTGCCGGACCTGGAGGTCGCCGTGCTCGGTGGGGCCCGGCACCCGGAGGCGGCGAACGAGGTCCGCGAGGCCGGGGCCCGGGTCCGTGCCCTGCAGGGAGGCGGCATCGCGGGAGCGATCGCCGCGGCACGTCCCGAGAGCCCGGTGGACCTGCTGCTGGGCACCGGGGGAGCGGCGGAGGGGGTCATCGCCGCGGCCGCCCTGTCCTGCCTGGGTGGGTCGCTCCAGCTCCGGCTGTGCTCCGACGGCGTCGACGAGGTCCTCCACACCCGCGACCTGGTGCGCGGCGGGCGCGTCCTGTTCTGCGCCACCGGGGTCACCACCGGCGAGCTCCTGCACGGCGTCCGGTACCACCCGGGCCGTGCCACCACCTGGTCCGTGGTGCTGAGCTCGGAGCCGGACACGGTGCGGATGGTGGAGTCCGAGCACCGGCTCGCCCGACCGCCGTACTGCCCGAACGAACGGCTGGTCGACCTGCCCCAGGGGTGA
- a CDS encoding dipeptidase — translation MTVHPGDGVRSLLTEAPLIDGHNDMISKIRDRAGMDFGTLDISVAQPGTLQTDLIRLGAGGVGAQFWSVWMPCSTTGEALAAGTLEQFEGIHRIQALYPDRTALALTADDIEKINREGRIASLIGVEGGHQILGSLDVLRLFHRLGARYLTLTHTKNTGWADSCTDVVDTGGLSDFGRAVVTELNDLGMLVDLSHTSHATMDAALDVSRAPVFFSHSGAYTVCRHARNVPDPVLRRVRSTGGIVMAVFLPTFLSEEVRRWDVARKEVRADVTRAGAPASSADDAVTEWEREHPRPAAGIPDIVRHIEHLRDLMGVDHVGIGSDFDGMTPPPDIPSVDYFPRLFDALWSRGWSRGDLRKLARDNALRVLRDTEDAARA, via the coding sequence ATGACCGTGCATCCCGGCGACGGCGTCCGGTCGCTTCTCACCGAAGCACCGCTGATCGACGGCCACAACGACATGATCTCGAAGATCCGCGACCGGGCCGGGATGGACTTCGGCACGCTCGACATCTCCGTCGCGCAGCCCGGCACGCTCCAGACGGACCTGATCCGGCTCGGCGCAGGCGGGGTGGGTGCCCAGTTCTGGTCGGTCTGGATGCCGTGCTCGACGACCGGTGAGGCGCTGGCGGCCGGAACGCTCGAGCAGTTCGAGGGGATTCACCGCATCCAGGCGCTCTACCCGGACCGGACGGCCCTCGCACTGACCGCCGACGACATCGAGAAGATCAACCGCGAGGGGCGGATCGCGTCGTTGATCGGCGTCGAGGGCGGGCACCAGATCCTCGGCTCGCTCGACGTCCTCCGCCTGTTCCACCGGCTCGGCGCCCGGTACCTGACGTTGACGCACACGAAGAACACCGGCTGGGCCGACAGCTGCACCGACGTCGTCGACACCGGCGGCCTCAGCGACTTCGGGCGGGCGGTGGTGACCGAGCTCAACGACCTGGGGATGCTCGTCGACCTGTCCCACACCTCGCACGCCACCATGGACGCGGCGCTCGACGTGTCGCGCGCGCCGGTCTTCTTCTCCCACTCCGGGGCCTACACCGTGTGCCGGCACGCCCGGAACGTGCCGGACCCCGTGCTCCGACGCGTCCGATCGACCGGCGGCATCGTCATGGCCGTGTTCCTGCCCACCTTCCTGAGCGAGGAGGTCCGGCGCTGGGACGTGGCCAGGAAGGAGGTCCGCGCCGACGTGACGCGTGCGGGCGCGCCGGCGTCCTCGGCCGACGACGCCGTCACCGAGTGGGAGCGGGAGCATCCGCGCCCCGCGGCCGGGATCCCGGACATCGTGCGGCACATCGAGCATCTCCGCGACCTCATGGGGGTCGACCACGTCGGGATCGGCAGCGACTTCGACGGCATGACACCGCCGCCCGACATCCCGAGCGTCGACTACTTCCCCCGCCTGTTCGACGCGCTCTGGTCCCGCGGGTGGAGCCGTGGCGACCTGCGGAAGCTCGCCCGCGACAACGCCCTCCGGGTCCTGCGCGACACCGAGGACGCCGCACGCGCCTGA
- the pqqE gene encoding pyrroloquinoline quinone biosynthesis protein PqqE produces MSAAPQPFGLLAEVTHRCPLHCVYCSNPLALLERQDELDTDDWLRVIDQAAALGVVQVHLSGGEPLVRGDLETLVAECRRLGLYTNLITSGLGLTERRAEALVAAGLNSAQLSIQGDAAESTDLVAASKRFDKKEAAARIIRDAGLPLNMNVVLHRLNLGRLDAIIDVCVRWGAERLELANAQYYGWALRNRELLMPGKTQLDEAVEIYRRRKEQLAGRMELLWILPDYYEPYPKPCMGGWAQTALTVAPDGVVYPCPVAAEITTMAFESVRDHDLDWIWTRSAAFEAFRGTEWMPDPCRSCARKELDFGGCRCQAFALTGDAGRTDPVCQHSPDHHLIQDALDRANQDGAGPDGQLVHRRPTVPTRNR; encoded by the coding sequence GTGAGCGCGGCTCCGCAGCCCTTCGGCCTGCTGGCCGAGGTCACCCACCGATGCCCGTTGCACTGCGTCTACTGCTCGAACCCGTTGGCGCTGCTCGAACGCCAGGACGAGCTCGACACCGACGACTGGCTGCGGGTGATCGACCAGGCCGCCGCTCTCGGTGTGGTGCAGGTCCATCTCTCGGGCGGGGAGCCCCTCGTCCGCGGCGACCTGGAGACGCTGGTCGCCGAGTGCCGCCGCCTCGGCCTGTACACGAACCTGATCACCAGTGGCCTCGGGCTCACGGAGCGCCGGGCGGAAGCGCTGGTCGCCGCGGGGCTCAACAGTGCCCAGCTGAGCATCCAGGGCGACGCCGCCGAGTCGACGGACCTGGTCGCGGCGAGCAAGCGGTTCGACAAGAAGGAAGCCGCCGCACGCATCATCCGTGACGCCGGCCTGCCGTTGAACATGAACGTCGTCCTGCACCGGCTGAACCTGGGCCGCCTGGACGCGATCATCGACGTCTGCGTGCGGTGGGGTGCCGAACGGCTGGAACTCGCCAACGCCCAGTACTACGGCTGGGCGCTGCGCAACCGCGAGCTGCTCATGCCCGGCAAGACCCAGCTCGACGAGGCGGTCGAGATCTACCGACGCCGGAAGGAGCAGCTGGCCGGGCGGATGGAGCTGCTCTGGATCCTCCCGGACTACTACGAGCCCTACCCGAAGCCGTGCATGGGGGGTTGGGCGCAGACGGCACTGACCGTCGCCCCGGACGGCGTGGTGTACCCCTGCCCGGTGGCCGCGGAGATCACGACCATGGCGTTCGAGTCGGTGCGTGACCACGACCTCGACTGGATCTGGACGAGGTCGGCCGCGTTCGAGGCGTTCCGGGGCACGGAGTGGATGCCCGACCCGTGCCGCAGCTGCGCTCGCAAGGAGCTGGACTTCGGCGGCTGCCGCTGCCAGGCCTTCGCGCTGACCGGCGACGCGGGCCGCACCGACCCGGTGTGCCAGCACTCGCCGGACCACCACCTGATCCAGGACGCGCTGGACCGGGCCAACCAGGACGGCGCCGGGCCGGACGGGCAGCTCGTCCACCGCCGGCCGACGGTGCCGACCCGGAACCGCTGA
- the pqqD gene encoding pyrroloquinoline quinone biosynthesis peptide chaperone PqqD, with translation MTDDDLTATPTLATKAMLKHDHVRDVELLLLPERVVLLNKSGAAILSLCDGSRTVQQLVEQLEHDFEATDLLNDVMSFLADASGRGWVVVR, from the coding sequence ATGACCGACGACGATCTGACCGCCACCCCCACGCTGGCGACCAAGGCGATGCTCAAGCACGACCACGTCAGGGACGTGGAGCTGCTGCTGCTGCCCGAGCGCGTCGTGCTCCTCAACAAGTCCGGCGCGGCGATCCTGAGCCTGTGCGACGGCAGCCGCACCGTGCAGCAGCTGGTCGAGCAGCTCGAGCACGACTTCGAGGCGACCGACCTGCTGAACGACGTCATGTCGTTCCTCGCCGACGCCAGCGGGCGCGGCTGGGTGGTGGTCCGGTGA
- the pqqC gene encoding pyrroloquinoline-quinone synthase PqqC, with protein sequence MNAAWSMEEFEARLRSIGEKRYHHLHPFNERMHAGSLTEEEFRGWVRNRFYYQVNLPVKDAFILTKLPGRDDRRRWIQRIIDHDGRAGDEGGIEKWIRLGEAVGLTREQLFDDDTVLPGARFAVDAYVDFCRRKPWLESVASALTELFAPDLLSRRITDVRHHYPWIATEGLEYFRARLTQQPKDIEHLLELVLNHARTRDQQEACARALEFKCDVLWTLLDAVELAYGSRSGR encoded by the coding sequence ATGAACGCCGCCTGGTCCATGGAGGAGTTCGAAGCGCGGCTGCGGTCCATCGGAGAGAAGCGGTACCACCACCTCCACCCGTTCAACGAACGGATGCACGCGGGTTCGCTGACCGAGGAGGAGTTCCGGGGATGGGTGCGGAACCGCTTCTACTACCAGGTGAACCTGCCGGTGAAGGACGCGTTCATCCTGACCAAGCTCCCGGGGCGGGACGACCGGCGCCGGTGGATCCAGCGCATCATCGACCACGACGGGCGCGCCGGCGACGAGGGCGGCATCGAGAAATGGATCCGCCTCGGTGAGGCCGTCGGCCTGACCCGCGAGCAGCTGTTCGACGACGACACGGTGCTGCCCGGCGCCCGGTTCGCGGTGGACGCCTACGTGGACTTCTGCCGCCGGAAGCCGTGGCTGGAGTCGGTGGCGTCGGCGTTGACCGAGCTGTTCGCGCCCGACCTGCTCAGCCGGCGGATCACCGACGTCCGGCACCACTACCCGTGGATCGCGACGGAAGGGCTCGAGTACTTCCGGGCACGGCTCACCCAACAACCCAAGGACATCGAGCACCTGCTCGAACTGGTGCTCAACCACGCGAGGACCCGGGACCAGCAGGAGGCGTGCGCGCGGGCGCTGGAGTTCAAGTGCGACGTGCTCTGGACCCTGCTCGACGCCGTGGAACTCGCGTACGGCAGCAGGAGCGGGCGATGA
- the pqqB gene encoding pyrroloquinoline quinone biosynthesis protein PqqB — MFVHCLGVAAGGGFPQWNCACAGCRKARAKPEVASHHAGIAVSGNGDRWFLLNATPDVHHQIAADSSLHPGPEIRATPVAGVLLTDAEFDHTIGLLMLREESTLTVYGTSPVLDALTTWFPVRDLLSDYARISWSRIEPGRPLDLDDQLRVTAFHTGTKAPRYVGRTRHAPPEDPPSTWEVGFRLEDTVTGGTVVYAPTLPRWDEQFAGQVASADCIFLDGTFWTDDEMACQGAGSRTGRSMGHMPVGGADGSARALAALPARRKIYTHVNNTNPILDEESRERQWLTSLGIEVGHAGMEVEV, encoded by the coding sequence GTGTTCGTCCATTGCCTCGGAGTCGCGGCCGGCGGAGGGTTCCCGCAGTGGAACTGCGCGTGCGCCGGGTGCCGGAAGGCCCGCGCCAAACCCGAGGTCGCCTCCCACCACGCCGGGATCGCGGTCTCCGGAAACGGCGATCGGTGGTTTCTCCTGAATGCGACCCCGGACGTCCACCATCAGATCGCCGCGGATTCCTCGTTGCATCCCGGGCCGGAGATCCGCGCGACACCGGTGGCCGGTGTGCTCCTGACCGACGCGGAGTTCGACCACACGATCGGCCTCTTGATGCTGCGCGAGGAATCAACGCTCACGGTGTACGGAACGTCCCCGGTGCTCGACGCGCTGACCACGTGGTTCCCGGTCCGGGACCTGCTGAGCGACTATGCGCGCATTTCCTGGTCCCGGATCGAGCCCGGCAGGCCGCTGGACCTGGACGACCAGCTGCGCGTCACGGCGTTCCACACCGGTACCAAGGCCCCGCGCTACGTCGGGCGTACGCGGCACGCGCCGCCCGAGGACCCACCGTCGACGTGGGAGGTGGGATTCCGCCTGGAGGACACCGTCACGGGCGGGACCGTGGTGTACGCGCCGACGCTGCCCCGGTGGGACGAGCAGTTCGCCGGGCAGGTCGCCTCGGCCGACTGCATCTTCCTCGACGGCACCTTCTGGACCGACGACGAGATGGCGTGCCAGGGCGCGGGCAGCCGGACCGGACGCTCGATGGGACACATGCCGGTCGGCGGCGCCGACGGGTCCGCTCGCGCGCTGGCCGCGCTCCCGGCGAGACGGAAGATCTACACCCACGTCAACAACACGAACCCGATCCTCGACGAGGAGTCCCGGGAACGGCAGTGGCTTACGAGCCTGGGCATCGAGGTCGGTCACGCCGGTATGGAGGTGGAGGTATGA
- the hxlA gene encoding 3-hexulose-6-phosphate synthase → MGVLSGSAGAGDGGGEPSLNSCEEIVVQLQVALDVLDLPSALSLANQVAESVDILELGTPLVKSAGIGAVSAIKAAHPGKLVFADLKTADAGALEAELAFEAGADLVTVMGAVDDDTIRGAVAAGDKHGKQVVADMISVVDGRVARIREVAKLGVAFVEIHAGLDEQARPGYSIERLLDDGREAGVAFSIAGGVKVDTIASVREAGAVVAVAGGAIYNAAEPAAAAAELKKRATA, encoded by the coding sequence GTGGGGGTGTTGTCGGGTTCTGCGGGGGCGGGTGATGGTGGTGGGGAACCTTCGCTGAACTCGTGTGAGGAGATTGTCGTGCAGTTGCAGGTGGCGCTGGATGTTCTGGACCTTCCGTCGGCGTTGTCGCTGGCGAATCAGGTGGCGGAGTCGGTGGATATTCTCGAGCTGGGGACGCCGTTGGTGAAGTCGGCGGGTATCGGTGCGGTGAGTGCGATCAAGGCGGCGCATCCGGGCAAGCTGGTGTTCGCCGATCTGAAGACCGCGGATGCGGGTGCGTTGGAGGCGGAGCTGGCCTTCGAGGCGGGTGCGGATCTGGTGACGGTGATGGGTGCGGTCGACGACGACACGATCCGGGGTGCGGTGGCGGCCGGTGACAAGCACGGCAAGCAGGTGGTGGCGGACATGATCAGTGTGGTGGACGGGCGGGTGGCCCGGATCCGGGAGGTCGCCAAGCTGGGGGTGGCGTTCGTGGAGATCCATGCCGGTCTCGACGAGCAGGCGCGTCCGGGGTACTCGATCGAGCGGCTGCTCGATGACGGTCGTGAGGCCGGGGTGGCGTTCTCGATCGCCGGTGGGGTCAAGGTCGACACGATCGCCTCGGTGCGGGAGGCCGGTGCCGTGGTCGCGGTCGCGGGTGGGGCGATCTACAACGCCGCCGAGCCCGCTGCTGCTGCGGCCGAGCTCAAGAAGCGCGCCACCGCCTGA
- the tkt gene encoding transketolase, producing MSPPHRSADEIVRLTTWRAPGDWSDLDRRAVDTARVLAADAVENCGSGHPGTAMSLAPVAYALFQRVMRHDPGDAGWIGRDRFVLSAGHSSLTLYVQLFLSGYGLELDDLKALRTWDSLTPGHPEYGHTEGVETTTGPLGQGLANAVGMAMAARRERGLFDPDAEPGASVFDHQIYVIASDGDIEEGVTSEASSLAGTQQLGNLTVIYDSNEISIEDDTRIALSEDTAQRYEAYGWHVVTVDGGENVTGFLEAVEEARSETARPTLIVLRTVIGYPAPTAMNTGKVHGAALGGDELAAVKRAVGLEPRTSFQVDDDVLRHTRAVAERGRADHEKWQLEFDAWAQANPERKALLDRLAERELPAAWAEGLPTWEPGGGVATRKASAAVLAALGEALPELWGGSADLAESNNTTIKGADSFGPAGISTATWTAQPYGRTLHFGIREHAMASILNGIALHGGTRPYGGTFLIFSDYMRPAVRLAAQMQLPVVYVWTHDSIGLGEDGPTHQPVEQLASLRAIPGLSVVRPADANETAHAWKAVLEDTDGPAGLALTRQNVPTLEGTSAEGVARGGYVLVEASSNPPEVVLVGTGSEVQLAVEARARLEADGIATRVVSMPCVEWFDRQDRSYRDEVLPPAVRARVIVEAGVAQPWHRFAGDAGEIVSLEHFGASADFTTLFREFGITTEAVVDAARRSADSARRG from the coding sequence ATGTCACCACCACACCGATCCGCAGACGAGATCGTCCGCCTGACCACCTGGCGAGCGCCCGGCGACTGGTCCGATCTGGACCGGCGCGCGGTCGACACCGCCCGGGTGCTGGCCGCGGACGCGGTCGAGAACTGCGGGAGCGGGCATCCCGGCACGGCCATGAGCCTCGCGCCCGTCGCCTACGCGCTGTTCCAGCGCGTCATGCGACACGACCCCGGCGACGCGGGGTGGATCGGGCGGGACCGGTTCGTGCTGTCCGCCGGGCACTCGAGCCTCACGCTGTACGTCCAGCTGTTCCTCTCCGGCTACGGCCTGGAGCTCGACGACCTGAAGGCGCTGCGCACCTGGGACTCCCTGACACCGGGGCACCCCGAGTACGGGCACACCGAGGGTGTGGAGACCACGACCGGCCCCCTCGGCCAGGGCCTGGCCAACGCCGTCGGCATGGCGATGGCCGCCCGCCGGGAGCGCGGGCTGTTCGACCCGGACGCCGAGCCGGGCGCGAGCGTGTTCGACCACCAGATCTACGTGATCGCCTCCGATGGTGACATCGAGGAGGGCGTCACGTCCGAGGCGTCCTCGCTCGCGGGTACCCAGCAGCTGGGCAACCTGACGGTGATCTACGACAGCAACGAGATCTCGATCGAGGACGACACGCGCATCGCCCTGTCCGAGGACACCGCCCAGCGCTACGAGGCGTACGGCTGGCACGTCGTCACGGTCGACGGCGGCGAGAACGTCACCGGGTTCCTCGAGGCGGTCGAGGAGGCCAGGTCCGAGACGGCCCGCCCGACGCTGATCGTGCTGCGCACCGTGATCGGCTACCCGGCGCCGACCGCGATGAACACCGGCAAGGTCCACGGCGCCGCACTGGGCGGCGACGAGCTCGCCGCGGTCAAGCGGGCCGTCGGCCTCGAGCCCCGGACGAGCTTCCAGGTCGACGACGACGTCCTGCGGCACACCCGCGCGGTGGCCGAGCGCGGCCGGGCCGACCACGAGAAGTGGCAGCTCGAGTTCGACGCCTGGGCGCAGGCCAACCCGGAGCGCAAGGCGCTGCTGGACCGCCTCGCCGAGCGCGAGCTGCCGGCCGCGTGGGCCGAGGGCCTGCCCACCTGGGAGCCCGGTGGCGGTGTCGCCACCCGCAAGGCCTCGGCCGCGGTGCTCGCCGCGCTCGGCGAGGCGCTGCCCGAGCTGTGGGGAGGGTCGGCCGACCTGGCCGAGAGCAACAACACCACGATCAAGGGTGCGGACTCCTTCGGCCCGGCCGGCATCTCCACCGCGACCTGGACGGCCCAGCCGTACGGCCGCACGCTGCACTTCGGGATCCGCGAGCACGCGATGGCGTCGATCCTCAACGGCATCGCGCTGCACGGCGGCACCCGGCCGTACGGCGGGACCTTCCTCATCTTCAGCGACTACATGCGCCCGGCGGTGCGCCTCGCCGCGCAGATGCAGCTGCCGGTCGTCTACGTGTGGACGCACGACTCGATCGGCCTCGGCGAGGACGGCCCGACCCACCAGCCCGTCGAGCAGCTGGCGTCGCTGCGCGCCATCCCCGGCCTGTCCGTGGTGCGCCCGGCGGACGCGAACGAGACCGCGCACGCCTGGAAGGCCGTGCTGGAGGACACCGACGGCCCGGCCGGGCTGGCGCTCACCCGCCAGAACGTGCCGACGCTGGAGGGCACGTCCGCCGAGGGGGTCGCCCGCGGCGGGTACGTGCTCGTCGAGGCGTCCTCGAACCCGCCCGAGGTCGTACTGGTCGGAACCGGTTCCGAGGTCCAGCTGGCCGTGGAGGCCCGGGCGAGGCTCGAGGCCGACGGGATCGCGACCCGCGTGGTGTCGATGCCGTGCGTGGAGTGGTTCGACCGGCAGGACCGGAGCTACCGGGACGAGGTGCTACCGCCCGCGGTGCGGGCGCGGGTGATCGTGGAAGCCGGTGTGGCGCAGCCGTGGCACCGGTTCGCCGGTGACGCCGGCGAGATCGTGTCGCTGGAGCACTTCGGGGCCTCGGCGGACTTCACGACCCTGTTCCGGGAGTTCGGCATCACCACCGAGGCCGTGGTCGACGCGGCCCGGCGCAGCGCGGATTCCGCACGGCGGGGATGA
- the hxlB gene encoding 6-phospho-3-hexuloisomerase, translating into MTQTATQLDPGLFSDATRAVVGEVDKVTAAIQPDAWTRAGALLLSAPKVFTLGTGRSGLALQMAAMRLMHLGLPTHVVGEVTAPAIGPGDVLVAASGSGRTARVVRAAETAREQGADVIALTTSPGSPLGRTATEVLVIPAADKQDFDGSTSVQYAGSLFEQSVLVVTDALFHTLWKSGGSQARELWRLHANLE; encoded by the coding sequence TTGACCCAGACAGCGACACAGCTCGATCCCGGCCTGTTCTCGGACGCCACCCGCGCGGTCGTGGGCGAGGTGGACAAGGTCACCGCCGCGATCCAGCCCGACGCCTGGACGCGGGCGGGGGCGCTGCTGCTCTCGGCACCGAAGGTGTTCACCCTGGGGACCGGGCGCAGCGGGCTCGCCCTGCAGATGGCGGCGATGCGGTTGATGCACCTCGGGCTGCCCACCCACGTCGTCGGCGAGGTGACGGCCCCGGCGATCGGCCCGGGTGACGTCCTGGTGGCGGCGTCGGGCTCGGGCAGGACGGCCCGCGTGGTGCGTGCCGCCGAGACGGCCCGCGAGCAGGGCGCGGACGTGATCGCACTGACCACCTCACCCGGCTCGCCGCTGGGCCGGACCGCGACCGAGGTGCTCGTCATCCCGGCTGCCGACAAGCAGGACTTCGACGGTTCCACGTCGGTCCAGTACGCCGGCAGCCTGTTCGAGCAGTCCGTGCTGGTGGTGACGGACGCGCTGTTCCACACGCTGTGGAAGAGCGGCGGCAGCCAGGCCCGCGAGCTGTGGCGCCTGCACGCGAACCTCGAGTGA
- the glpX gene encoding class II fructose-bisphosphatase, protein MQAADISTLESVALDATRDAAVAAYAWVGRNDQDAADAAATSAMRAALAEAPGRGTVVIGEGEKDDAPMLFNREVLGNGHGPDFDIAVDPLEGTSFSARDLPGSLATIAFAESGTMWSPGPGFYMDKIVVSAAAEGVVDLDDPPETTLAKVAEALGKKVADLRVMIMDKPRHEELIARVLQAGAAVQTPAGGDVGGSLAVLLPDHDVDLLLGVGGTPEGVMTAAAVRALGGGMLGRLAPQRDEEAEAIRAAGMSLDRIYDRDELVAGDAFFAATGVNGGALLGRPRVGDGMTITESLLITRGQIRHITHTTFD, encoded by the coding sequence ATGCAGGCCGCCGACATCAGCACGTTGGAATCGGTAGCGCTCGACGCCACCCGCGACGCCGCGGTCGCGGCCTACGCCTGGGTCGGCCGGAACGATCAGGATGCCGCCGACGCGGCGGCGACCTCGGCCATGCGCGCGGCCCTGGCCGAGGCGCCCGGCCGGGGAACCGTCGTGATCGGGGAGGGCGAGAAGGACGACGCCCCGATGCTGTTCAACCGCGAGGTGCTCGGCAACGGCCACGGACCCGATTTCGACATCGCCGTCGATCCCCTCGAGGGAACCTCGTTCTCCGCCCGGGACCTGCCGGGCTCGCTGGCGACGATCGCGTTCGCCGAGTCCGGGACGATGTGGTCACCGGGGCCCGGGTTCTACATGGACAAGATCGTCGTGTCCGCGGCGGCCGAGGGGGTCGTCGATCTCGACGACCCCCCGGAGACCACCCTGGCCAAGGTCGCGGAGGCGCTCGGCAAGAAGGTCGCCGACCTGCGCGTCATGATCATGGACAAGCCGCGGCACGAGGAGCTCATCGCCCGCGTGCTGCAGGCGGGTGCGGCGGTGCAGACGCCGGCGGGCGGCGACGTCGGCGGCAGCCTGGCGGTGCTGCTGCCGGACCACGACGTCGACCTCCTCCTCGGGGTCGGTGGCACGCCGGAGGGAGTCATGACGGCCGCGGCGGTCCGCGCGCTCGGCGGCGGCATGCTGGGCCGCCTGGCTCCCCAGCGCGACGAGGAGGCGGAGGCCATCCGCGCGGCGGGCATGTCGCTCGACCGCATCTACGACCGTGACGAGCTCGTGGCGGGTGACGCGTTCTTCGCCGCCACCGGGGTCAACGGCGGGGCCCTGCTCGGCCGGCCGCGCGTCGGGGACGGCATGACCATCACCGAGTCACTGCTGATCACCCGAGGCCAGATCCGCCACATCACGCACACCACGTTCGACTGA